The Campylobacter sp. RM10537 genome has a segment encoding these proteins:
- a CDS encoding DnaJ C-terminal domain-containing protein, protein MNSLYETLGVPKNASSDEIKKAYRRLARQYHPDINKEKGAEEKFKEINAAYEILSDEKKRAQYDQYGDNIFGGQSFHDFSRNTGGINLDDILKDLFGGGFGGSPRGNRFSGFSSKGFGGFGNFEEEDLDITIELTIPFEKAITGGEHNFTFQGENIKFKIPHGIKEGEKLRIRGKGKNAYNKTRGDLIIIVKLEESKIYQRDDDDLYQKVDISLKTALFGGKIIIKTFKEDKKEAKISIAPNSKNGQKIRLKGYGVQNRKNNIYGDLYLILNVILPNTETLDEKLIELLKEKLPE, encoded by the coding sequence ATGAATAGTCTATATGAAACTCTTGGAGTACCTAAAAATGCAAGTTCTGATGAAATTAAAAAAGCTTATCGTCGCTTAGCAAGACAATATCACCCAGATATCAATAAAGAAAAAGGTGCTGAAGAAAAATTTAAAGAAATTAATGCCGCTTATGAAATTTTAAGCGATGAAAAAAAACGTGCTCAATATGATCAGTATGGAGATAATATTTTTGGCGGACAAAGTTTTCATGATTTTTCAAGAAATACTGGAGGCATTAATTTAGATGATATTTTAAAAGATTTATTTGGCGGAGGATTTGGAGGATCTCCTCGTGGAAATCGTTTTAGTGGTTTTTCTTCCAAAGGATTTGGAGGATTTGGTAATTTTGAAGAAGAGGATTTGGATATAACCATAGAGCTAACCATTCCTTTTGAAAAAGCTATTACTGGAGGTGAACATAATTTTACTTTTCAAGGAGAAAATATCAAATTTAAAATTCCTCATGGTATTAAAGAAGGAGAAAAACTTAGAATTCGCGGCAAAGGAAAAAATGCCTATAATAAAACCCGTGGAGATCTTATTATTATAGTTAAGCTTGAAGAAAGTAAAATATATCAAAGAGATGATGATGATTTATACCAAAAGGTAGATATTTCACTTAAAACTGCTTTGTTTGGTGGAAAAATTATAATTAAAACATTTAAAGAGGATAAAAAAGAAGCAAAAATTTCCATAGCCCCAAATTCAAAAAATGGACAAAAAATACGTTTAAAAGGATATGGGGTGCAAAATAGAAAAAATAATATTTATGGTGATTTGTATTTAATTTTAAATGTTATTTTACCCAATACAGAAACATTGGATGAAAAATTAATTGAACTTTTAAAAGAAAAACTTCCAGAATAA
- the htrA gene encoding serine protease HtrA, whose amino-acid sequence MKKIFLSIGLASVLFAANINFNESTSSANRVNPADGGVILSYHDSIKDAKKSVVNISTSKTITRANSFSPLDDFFDDPYFKQFFDIPQRKNKNDKEVISSLGSGVIISKDGYIVTNNHVVEDADTITVNLPGSDTEYKAKLIGKDPKTDLAVIKIDAKNLSAITFANSDNLMEGDVVFALGNPFGVGFSVTSGIISALNKDNIGLNQYENFIQTDASINPGNSGGALVDSRGFLVGINSAILSRGGGNNGIGFAIPSNMVKDIAKKLIEKGKIERGFLGVTISALQGETKKAYKNQEGALITDVQKGSSADEAGLKRGDLVTKVNGKVIKNPIDLKNYIGTLDIGEKVTIDFERDGNNKQVSFILKGEKENKGVQNNLIEGLSLRNLDPRLKDRLQLPRDINGVLVEKVKSKSKADEAGFKEGDVIVGIGQGEIKNLKDLDQALKQANKKEFIKIWVYRNGFTTLLVLR is encoded by the coding sequence ATGAAAAAGATTTTTTTATCAATAGGTTTAGCAAGCGTATTATTTGCAGCAAATATTAATTTTAACGAATCAACTTCATCTGCTAATCGTGTTAATCCAGCAGATGGTGGAGTTATTTTAAGTTATCATGATTCTATTAAGGATGCCAAAAAATCAGTTGTTAATATTTCAACCTCAAAAACTATAACACGAGCAAATAGTTTTAGCCCTTTGGATGATTTTTTTGATGATCCTTATTTTAAACAATTTTTTGATATTCCTCAAAGAAAAAATAAAAATGATAAAGAGGTAATTAGTTCTTTGGGTTCTGGTGTGATTATTTCAAAAGATGGTTATATAGTAACCAATAATCATGTTGTAGAAGATGCTGATACAATAACTGTAAATTTACCAGGAAGTGATACGGAATATAAAGCCAAATTAATAGGAAAAGATCCAAAAACAGATTTAGCTGTGATTAAAATAGATGCTAAAAATCTTTCAGCCATTACTTTTGCTAATTCAGATAATTTAATGGAAGGTGATGTTGTATTTGCCTTAGGGAATCCTTTTGGGGTGGGTTTTAGTGTTACAAGTGGAATTATTTCAGCATTAAATAAAGATAATATCGGTCTTAATCAATATGAAAATTTTATACAAACAGATGCTTCTATTAATCCAGGAAATTCAGGCGGTGCTTTAGTGGATAGTCGTGGATTTTTAGTCGGTATTAATTCAGCTATACTTTCTCGTGGAGGTGGCAATAATGGTATAGGATTTGCTATTCCATCTAACATGGTTAAGGATATAGCTAAAAAGCTCATTGAAAAAGGTAAAATTGAAAGAGGTTTTTTAGGTGTAACTATTTCAGCTTTACAAGGAGAGACTAAAAAAGCTTACAAAAATCAAGAAGGAGCGTTAATTACAGATGTCCAAAAAGGATCTAGTGCTGATGAAGCTGGATTAAAACGAGGTGATTTAGTGACTAAGGTTAATGGCAAAGTGATTAAGAATCCAATTGATTTAAAAAATTATATAGGAACTCTTGATATTGGGGAAAAAGTTACAATTGATTTTGAAAGAGATGGAAATAATAAACAAGTAAGCTTTATTCTTAAAGGAGAAAAAGAAAATAAAGGAGTACAAAATAACCTAATTGAAGGATTGAGTTTAAGAAATTTAGATCCTAGATTAAAGGATCGTTTGCAGCTCCCAAGAGATATAAATGGAGTTTTAGTAGAAAAGGTTAAGAGTAAAAGTAAAGCAGATGAGGCTGGATTTAAAGAAGGAGATGTGATTGTAGGTATAGGTCAAGGTGAGATTAAAAATTTAAAGGATTTAGATCAGGCTTTAAAACAAGCTAATAAAAAAGAATTTATAAAAATTTGGGTGTATAGAAATGGCTTTACTACTTTATTGGTGCTAAGATAA
- a CDS encoding response regulator transcription factor has protein sequence MTNILMIEDDLELAEITAEYLEKFDMKVDIAHEPYIGLSKLALKEYQLIILDLSLPGLDGLEVCEEIRKKYDTPIIISSARHDITDKVNALELGADDYLPKPYNPKELQARIKSHLRRISNTKNTLAKSVKDLVYDQYKHTISMKGQELILTNAEFDILSYLIKKEGGVVSREELVYNCSSISEDSSNKSIDVIISRIRQKMGDDPKTPKYIHSIRGIGYKLTQ, from the coding sequence ATGACAAATATTCTTATGATAGAAGATGATTTAGAACTAGCTGAAATTACTGCTGAATACTTGGAAAAATTTGATATGAAAGTTGATATAGCTCATGAGCCTTATATAGGACTTTCAAAACTTGCTTTAAAAGAATATCAATTAATTATTTTAGATCTTTCTTTGCCAGGACTTGATGGGCTTGAAGTATGTGAAGAAATTCGTAAAAAATATGATACCCCTATTATTATTTCAAGTGCTAGACATGATATAACAGATAAGGTTAATGCTTTGGAGCTTGGTGCAGATGATTATTTGCCAAAACCTTATAATCCTAAAGAGCTTCAAGCACGTATAAAAAGCCATTTAAGAAGAATTTCAAATACAAAAAACACTCTTGCTAAAAGTGTTAAAGATCTTGTTTATGATCAATATAAGCATACAATTTCAATGAAAGGTCAAGAACTCATTTTAACCAATGCTGAATTTGATATTTTAAGTTATTTGATAAAAAAAGAAGGTGGAGTTGTTAGTAGGGAAGAGCTTGTGTATAATTGTTCTTCTATCAGTGAAGATTCTAGTAATAAAAGTATAGATGTTATTATTAGTCGAATTCGTCAAAAAATGGGAGATGATCCTAAAACGCCAAAATATATACATTCTATTAGGGGAATAGGTTATAAATTGACTCAATGA
- a CDS encoding ArsS family sensor histidine kinase, whose amino-acid sequence MNKSSIFYTITFIFIFAGVSVILGFLWLIEYDQQNYTRELNTKYSLIANARLLYFAGVINEKEFEEQTKNYNKMQQVVWPKEIRKILFSGDILARVEVNNGLIEIISYDNQVYLNIIYDGKINLYKDQDYQTYRYFIIKAIAVAVICILILLYIFIFKKLKPLKALKKQIDKFAEGRLSDIEDVSTGADEISQVSKAFYQAILQIRKLNQSRQFFLRNIMHELKTPITKGLITLEMLEDNKYKERLDNIFNRLEILINEFAAIEQVTSGAAFINRKKYNILDVLDEAKEIAMRDDSNIRIFMGESFFVNVDFKLFTTAIKNMIDNGIKHSQDGFVEICIKDNYICFKNCGPELNNTLEYYTQAFTQGTKQKSSFGLGLYIVNTILGAHDMKLDYDYKDGVNHFYFIDLNNIMIKE is encoded by the coding sequence ATGAACAAATCTTCAATTTTTTACACCATCACTTTTATTTTTATTTTTGCTGGAGTTAGCGTTATCTTAGGATTTTTATGGCTCATTGAATATGATCAGCAAAATTATACAAGAGAGTTAAATACGAAATATTCTTTGATTGCAAATGCTAGACTTTTGTATTTTGCTGGGGTTATTAATGAAAAAGAGTTTGAGGAGCAAACAAAAAATTATAATAAAATGCAACAGGTTGTATGGCCAAAGGAAATTCGTAAAATTCTTTTTAGTGGGGATATTCTTGCTCGAGTTGAAGTTAATAATGGCCTAATAGAAATAATATCTTATGATAATCAAGTTTATTTAAATATTATTTATGATGGAAAAATAAATCTTTACAAGGATCAAGACTATCAAACTTATAGATATTTTATTATAAAAGCAATTGCAGTAGCTGTTATTTGTATATTGATTTTACTTTATATTTTTATTTTTAAAAAACTAAAGCCTTTGAAAGCATTAAAAAAACAAATTGATAAATTTGCAGAAGGAAGGCTTAGCGATATTGAAGATGTTAGCACTGGAGCGGATGAAATTTCTCAAGTAAGTAAAGCTTTTTATCAAGCTATTTTACAAATTCGAAAACTTAATCAATCGCGTCAATTTTTTCTAAGAAATATTATGCATGAGTTAAAAACTCCAATTACAAAAGGACTTATTACCCTTGAGATGCTAGAAGATAATAAATATAAAGAAAGATTGGATAATATATTTAATAGGCTTGAAATTTTAATTAATGAATTTGCTGCAATAGAACAAGTAACTTCTGGAGCTGCTTTTATCAATAGAAAAAAATATAATATTTTAGATGTTTTAGATGAAGCCAAAGAAATAGCGATGCGTGATGATAGTAATATACGTATTTTTATGGGTGAGAGTTTTTTTGTTAATGTAGATTTTAAACTTTTTACAACTGCAATTAAAAATATGATTGATAATGGCATTAAACATTCTCAGGATGGTTTTGTAGAAATTTGTATCAAAGATAATTATATATGTTTTAAAAATTGCGGACCCGAACTTAATAATACTTTAGAATACTACACTCAAGCTTTTACTCAAGGAACGAAACAAAAATCAAGTTTTGGATTGGGGCTTTATATTGTTAATACGATTTTAGGAGCTCATGATATGAAACTTGATTATGATTATAAAGATGGGGTAAATCATTTTTATTTTATAGATTTAAATAATATTATGATAAAAGAATAA
- a CDS encoding bacteriohemerythrin — MLPKWIKKYSVNNAKIDDQHKKLFQLAAKVEAISEKSVSRNDIKDLLSEFFNYMKDHFSDEEKYMQLIDYPDLEEHRKIHKMIIQDMIKAIKNIKSTNDLKEKLYTITKQWLLEHILCEDMKVKQWRNSLLATDNNKDVDFKVEDKENKLPQFYLYTCGCLGKFHDVPCNIHQEIISQGHNFTCKICKQSIKFYKEYS, encoded by the coding sequence ATGCTTCCAAAATGGATTAAGAAATATAGCGTCAATAATGCTAAAATTGATGATCAGCATAAAAAACTTTTTCAACTTGCGGCAAAAGTTGAGGCTATATCAGAAAAATCTGTAAGCAGAAATGATATAAAAGATCTTTTAAGTGAATTTTTTAATTATATGAAAGATCATTTTAGCGATGAAGAAAAATATATGCAACTAATTGATTATCCAGATTTGGAAGAACATCGTAAAATACACAAAATGATTATTCAAGATATGATAAAAGCAATTAAAAATATTAAATCAACTAACGATCTTAAAGAAAAACTTTACACAATCACTAAACAATGGCTTTTAGAGCATATATTATGCGAAGATATGAAAGTTAAACAATGGAGGAATTCTTTATTAGCTACAGATAACAATAAAGATGTTGATTTTAAAGTAGAAGACAAAGAAAATAAGCTTCCGCAATTTTATCTTTATACTTGTGGCTGCTTAGGTAAATTTCATGATGTTCCTTGTAATATTCATCAAGAAATAATATCACAAGGACATAATTTTACTTGTAAAATTTGCAAACAATCCATAAAATTTTACAAAGAATATTCTTAA
- the dccR gene encoding two-component system response regulator DccR, whose product MATKILLLEDDLSLSEIIEEFLSDEGYEVCVCVDAQEALNLAYEKYFDLWILDVKVPMGDGFSLLKDLRHCGKETPAIFMTSLNTVNDLKDGFSSGCDDYIKKPFELAELSIRIKALLKRSFSHKNEDFEDLGNGFKFNFASQILYSFEKPLSLPSKEVKLLSLLLKNKNIFLSTEKIFEELWDYNEEPSELSLRAYIKNLRKLLGKEKIINQRGRGYRYE is encoded by the coding sequence ATGGCAACAAAAATTTTGCTTTTAGAAGACGATTTAAGCTTAAGTGAAATTATAGAAGAATTCTTAAGCGATGAAGGGTATGAAGTTTGTGTTTGTGTTGATGCTCAAGAAGCTTTAAATTTGGCCTATGAAAAGTATTTTGATTTATGGATTTTAGATGTTAAGGTTCCAATGGGTGATGGCTTTTCGTTGCTTAAAGATTTGCGTCATTGTGGAAAAGAAACACCTGCTATTTTTATGACTTCATTAAATACAGTCAATGATCTAAAAGATGGTTTTAGCTCAGGTTGTGATGATTATATAAAAAAGCCTTTTGAATTGGCTGAACTTTCTATACGTATAAAAGCTTTACTTAAAAGATCTTTTTCTCATAAAAATGAAGATTTTGAAGATTTAGGCAATGGTTTTAAGTTTAATTTTGCATCTCAAATTCTTTATTCTTTTGAAAAACCTTTATCTTTGCCAAGCAAAGAAGTTAAACTTTTATCTTTATTACTTAAAAATAAAAATATTTTTTTAAGTACAGAAAAGATTTTTGAAGAACTTTGGGATTATAATGAGGAGCCAAGTGAGCTTAGCTTAAGAGCTTATATTAAGAATTTAAGAAAATTATTAGGTAAAGAAAAGATTATTAATCAAAGAGGTAGAGGCTATCGTTATGAGTAA
- the dccS gene encoding two-component system sensor histidine kinase DccS, which yields MSKKVIRQILLIYLTTTVFFLAFFFIIWYQKLYEELVILRSGSLRDIHRNIVINIINSRFTPIATSAKNIAESSGLNFAIFDSNHTIFNNLNFDFRKVKIEFKGRGIYNGKVFFIFPMSTDLYYLKYSRNEDLTQEDGLKILIQGEDVSKELFWIRVKVFSFSFLAFFALGLIAYVLVKIALRPLEDKITVLNRFIKDSTHELNTPLSVILMSIEQLERQNLDNNKFKRIKIAAKSLSQIYSDLVFYNFPNTLESEKEEFNLKNLLEERIEYFKLFFEQKKINLDLKLDNDIIIFAAKNQISKLLDNLLSNAIKYNKKNGTIFIKLKENFLSIADTGCGISKENLKFIFDRYVRFNKDQGGFGIGLSLVKKICYDNNIKIICESTENEGSTFKLIW from the coding sequence ATGAGTAAGAAAGTTATTAGACAAATTTTACTCATTTATCTTACAACTACGGTTTTTTTTCTAGCTTTCTTTTTTATTATTTGGTATCAAAAATTATATGAAGAATTGGTAATTTTAAGGAGTGGTTCTTTAAGAGATATTCATAGAAATATTGTGATTAATATTATCAATTCTCGTTTTACCCCAATTGCTACAAGTGCCAAAAATATAGCAGAAAGTTCAGGATTAAATTTTGCAATTTTTGACAGTAATCATACCATTTTTAATAATTTAAATTTTGATTTTAGAAAGGTAAAAATTGAATTTAAGGGTAGAGGAATTTACAATGGAAAGGTATTTTTTATTTTTCCCATGAGTACAGATTTATATTATTTAAAATATTCAAGAAATGAAGATTTGACTCAAGAGGATGGTTTAAAGATTTTAATCCAAGGAGAAGATGTTAGCAAAGAACTTTTTTGGATCAGAGTTAAAGTTTTTAGTTTTTCTTTTTTAGCTTTTTTTGCTTTAGGGCTTATTGCTTATGTATTGGTTAAAATTGCTTTAAGGCCATTAGAAGATAAAATTACTGTTTTAAATAGATTTATTAAAGATTCTACGCATGAATTAAATACACCTTTAAGTGTTATTTTGATGAGTATAGAGCAACTTGAACGACAAAATTTGGATAATAATAAATTTAAGCGTATAAAAATTGCAGCAAAAAGTTTATCTCAGATATATTCTGATTTAGTTTTTTATAATTTCCCTAATACCTTAGAAAGCGAAAAAGAAGAATTTAATTTAAAAAATTTACTTGAAGAAAGGATAGAATATTTTAAACTATTTTTTGAACAAAAGAAAATAAATTTAGATCTTAAATTAGATAATGATATTATAATTTTTGCCGCTAAAAATCAAATTTCAAAACTTTTAGATAATCTTTTAAGTAATGCCATTAAATATAATAAGAAAAATGGAACTATTTTTATAAAGTTGAAAGAAAATTTTTTAAGTATTGCTGATACGGGTTGTGGTATTTCAAAAGAAAATTTAAAATTTATTTTTGATCGTTATGTAAGATTTAATAAAGATCAAGGAGGGTTTGGCATAGGATTATCTTTAGTAAAAAAGATTTGTTATGATAATAATATAAAAATTATATGTGAATCTACAGAAAATGAGGGTAGTACTTTTAAATTAATTTGGTAA
- the groL gene encoding chaperonin GroEL (60 kDa chaperone family; promotes refolding of misfolded polypeptides especially under stressful conditions; forms two stacked rings of heptamers to form a barrel-shaped 14mer; ends can be capped by GroES; misfolded proteins enter the barrel where they are refolded when GroES binds): MAKEIIFSDEARNKLYEGVKKLNDAVKVTMGPRGRNVLIQKSFGAPTITKDGVSVAKEVELKDSLENMGASLVREVASKTADQAGDGTTTATVLAHAIFKEGLRNITAGANPIEVKRGMDKACEAIIAELKKLSREVKDKKEIAQVATISANSDEKIGNLIADAMEKVGKDGVITVEEAKSINDELNVVEGMQFDRGYLSPYFITNADKMLVELSNPYILLYDKKISSLKDLLPILEQIQKTGKPLLIVAEDIEGEALATLVVNKLRGVLNISAVKAPGFGDRRKAMLEDIAILTGGEVISEELGRTLESATLEDLGQASSIIIDKDNTTIVNGVGEKASIDARINQIKAQIAETTSDYDKEKLQERLAKLSGGVALIKVGAATETEMKEKKDRVDDALSATKAAVEEGIVIGGGAALIKAKSKIKLDLKGDEAIGAAIVERALRAPLKQIAENAGFDAGVVVNTVENTKDENTGFDAAKGEYVDMFASGIIDPVKVERVALLNAVSVASMLLTTEATISEIKEDKPAMPDMSGMGGMGGMGGMM; encoded by the coding sequence ATGGCAAAAGAAATTATTTTTTCAGACGAAGCAAGAAATAAACTTTATGAAGGTGTTAAAAAATTAAATGACGCCGTAAAAGTAACTATGGGACCAAGAGGTCGTAATGTTTTAATCCAAAAAAGCTTTGGTGCTCCAACAATCACAAAAGATGGTGTTAGTGTTGCTAAAGAAGTTGAATTAAAAGATTCTTTAGAAAATATGGGTGCTTCTTTAGTAAGAGAAGTAGCAAGTAAAACAGCTGATCAAGCAGGAGATGGAACAACCACCGCAACTGTTTTAGCTCATGCTATTTTCAAAGAAGGCTTAAGAAATATTACTGCAGGAGCCAATCCTATCGAAGTTAAACGCGGTATGGATAAAGCTTGTGAAGCTATCATAGCTGAACTTAAAAAACTTTCTCGCGAAGTTAAAGATAAAAAAGAAATAGCTCAAGTTGCTACTATTTCGGCAAATTCTGATGAAAAAATTGGAAATTTAATTGCTGATGCTATGGAAAAAGTAGGCAAAGATGGTGTTATAACTGTTGAAGAAGCTAAGTCAATTAATGATGAGTTAAATGTTGTTGAAGGTATGCAATTTGATAGAGGATATTTAAGCCCTTATTTTATTACAAATGCCGATAAAATGTTAGTTGAGCTTTCAAATCCTTATATTTTACTTTATGATAAAAAAATATCAAGCTTAAAAGATTTGTTACCAATTTTAGAACAAATCCAAAAAACAGGTAAACCACTTTTAATTGTTGCTGAAGATATTGAAGGTGAAGCACTTGCAACTTTAGTTGTTAATAAATTAAGAGGTGTTTTAAATATTTCAGCAGTAAAAGCACCTGGTTTTGGCGATAGAAGAAAAGCTATGCTTGAAGATATTGCTATTTTAACCGGTGGGGAAGTAATTTCTGAAGAACTTGGAAGAACTTTAGAAAGTGCAACTTTGGAAGATTTAGGACAAGCTTCAAGCATAATTATTGATAAAGATAATACAACTATTGTAAATGGTGTCGGTGAAAAAGCAAGTATTGATGCAAGAATTAATCAAATCAAAGCTCAAATTGCTGAAACAACAAGTGATTATGATAAAGAAAAATTACAAGAAAGACTTGCAAAATTAAGTGGTGGTGTAGCTTTGATCAAAGTTGGAGCAGCAACTGAAACTGAAATGAAAGAGAAAAAAGATCGTGTTGATGATGCTTTAAGTGCAACAAAAGCTGCTGTTGAAGAAGGTATAGTAATAGGTGGCGGTGCTGCACTCATTAAAGCAAAATCAAAAATCAAGTTAGATCTTAAAGGTGATGAAGCTATTGGTGCTGCAATAGTAGAAAGGGCTTTAAGAGCACCTTTAAAACAAATTGCTGAAAATGCTGGTTTTGATGCGGGCGTCGTTGTTAATACTGTAGAAAATACAAAAGATGAAAATACAGGTTTTGATGCTGCTAAAGGCGAATACGTAGATATGTTTGCTTCTGGTATTATTGATCCTGTTAAAGTAGAAAGAGTTGCTTTGCTTAATGCGGTATCTGTAGCAAGCATGCTTTTAACAACTGAAGCTACTATCAGTGAAATTAAAGAAGATAAACCTGCTATGCCTGATATGAGTGGTATGGGTGGAATGGGAGGTATGGGTGGAATGATGTAA
- the groES gene encoding co-chaperone GroES: MNFQPLGKRVLIKRVEETKTTSSGIIIPDNAKEKPLMGEVIAVSKEINDVLSGDKIMFSKYGGTEIKLDNDEYLVLNIDDILGILK; this comes from the coding sequence ATGAATTTTCAACCTTTAGGAAAACGTGTTTTAATCAAACGCGTAGAAGAAACCAAAACAACATCTTCAGGTATAATTATACCAGATAATGCTAAAGAAAAACCACTAATGGGAGAGGTAATTGCAGTAAGCAAAGAAATAAACGATGTATTAAGTGGTGATAAAATTATGTTTTCCAAATATGGTGGAACTGAAATTAAACTTGACAATGATGAATATCTAGTACTAAATATAGATGATATTTTAGGAATTTTAAAATAA
- the ribE gene encoding riboflavin synthase, translated as MFNGLIREIAQVVSYQNNTLRLKAQYKPSLGDSIAVNGACLSVTKIYHDGFVVELSHESRLHIAVQNLKESVHIEPALRFGDRIDGHLMQGHIDFIGTLEKINKDENGVDFFISLPKDAMKFVASKGSIGIDGVSLTINEIFENQIRLTIIPITFKETLFKNYKIGRKINIETDLLARYIHAQLKDTKEISWKEIDKISYLY; from the coding sequence ATGTTTAATGGTCTTATAAGAGAAATCGCACAAGTTGTATCTTATCAGAATAATACTTTAAGATTAAAAGCACAATATAAGCCCAGTTTAGGAGATAGTATAGCTGTTAATGGGGCTTGTTTAAGTGTAACAAAAATTTACCATGATGGTTTTGTTGTTGAACTTTCTCATGAAAGTCGTTTACACATAGCGGTACAAAATTTAAAAGAAAGTGTTCATATAGAGCCAGCTTTAAGGTTTGGAGATAGAATTGATGGGCATTTAATGCAAGGACATATTGACTTTATTGGGACACTTGAAAAAATTAACAAAGATGAAAATGGAGTGGATTTTTTTATTTCTTTGCCTAAAGATGCGATGAAATTTGTTGCTTCTAAGGGTAGTATAGGTATTGATGGGGTTAGTTTAACAATTAATGAAATTTTTGAGAATCAAATCAGATTGACTATTATCCCTATTACTTTTAAAGAAACTCTTTTTAAAAATTATAAAATAGGTAGAAAAATCAATATTGAAACTGATTTGCTTGCTAGATATATACATGCACAATTAAAAGATACTAAGGAAATATCATGGAAAGAGATAGACAAAATTTCATATCTTTATTAG
- a CDS encoding polyphenol oxidase family protein encodes MERDRQNFISLLDNEKISVFCAYDQDYNIFKANSFKENLFFHLGFKGILECVFMDQIHSNLVQNYDINLKNLTCDGLITKKKNTALCVLSADCLPLLLYHEDGIIAALHSGRKGSFDNILKKCIEKIILENPNLDKTKFHLFIMPSICWKDYEINGDILNFAKENFRDFLLDNRLDLKSLIKFQAKELNINHILDSEICSFENKDFFSYRRNKTQKRFVSVIYLKD; translated from the coding sequence ATGGAAAGAGATAGACAAAATTTCATATCTTTATTAGATAATGAAAAAATAAGTGTTTTTTGTGCTTATGATCAAGATTATAATATTTTTAAAGCTAATTCTTTTAAGGAAAATTTATTTTTTCATTTAGGTTTTAAAGGTATTTTAGAATGTGTGTTTATGGATCAAATTCATTCTAATTTGGTGCAAAATTATGATATAAATTTAAAAAATCTTACTTGCGATGGTTTGATTACTAAGAAAAAAAATACAGCACTTTGTGTTTTAAGTGCTGATTGCTTACCTTTGTTGCTATACCATGAAGATGGCATTATAGCGGCCTTGCATTCTGGTAGAAAAGGAAGCTTTGACAATATTTTAAAAAAATGTATAGAAAAGATTATTTTAGAAAATCCAAATTTAGATAAAACCAAATTTCATCTTTTTATAATGCCAAGTATTTGTTGGAAAGATTATGAAATTAATGGAGATATTTTAAATTTTGCAAAAGAAAATTTTAGAGATTTTTTATTAGATAATCGATTGGATTTAAAATCTTTAATAAAATTTCAAGCTAAAGAGTTAAATATAAATCATATTTTAGACTCTGAAATTTGTAGTTTTGAAAATAAAGATTTTTTTTCTTATCGTAGAAATAAAACACAAAAACGTTTTGTAAGTGTGATTTATTTAAAGGATTGA